The Bradysia coprophila strain Holo2 unplaced genomic scaffold, BU_Bcop_v1 contig_297, whole genome shotgun sequence DNA window GCGGAAGTGAcaaaattactattttctcgcctgcatTGTCAAAATGAATATTCTTCCAGAGATGAACACAACATTGCGTGTTTCTACGAAGTGGTTTTACTGCGAATCGAAACCAATTCGTTAaagtattttcgaaaacaaaagcaaaggTGACAGCTCGgtggagaaaatttctatttcattcTCCGTCAAAACAAGAGGGGAGAAAGTAGACATTTTCTCACGGAACTTTCAACAGACGAAATGTCAACAAAACCTCTTTTTCTAATGATCTTTGGAgttgagaaaataaggttagtCACACcgtacaaataaaaaatcatttaaaaatggaaattgaaagtaaaacgAGAAAATTACTCTTCAGGACAAATGAAAACTATGTCGACTTGTACCGGTTAATAACCACTATAAACTGGTAACAACAGCACTACTTGTAGATTAACAATCGAATTAAGTAAAGTAAATCAATGCCCCATTACGAAATGGATTTCTTCAGATTTAATCTCCCATCAACCTTATCGCATCATTCTTACGTTGTActtgaaattcttttcaataaaaattgacattatCGTCAAACCATAGGTATAAGTGCTCCAACAACGAACGATAACGTCGCCGACGAATGCTTTTATCGCTACTTGTATAGGGtagcaataatttttctctctctccctGCTGTTTTCTACtgttttggttacattttctgtACACGAGAAAGCAAGCAACGTTCCTCGATTTAATATATATGACGTTGACGTCAAAAGAGCAAAAgaccaacaaaaaaagaattttataaacaaatcgTAAACAAATATGTTGCATGATTTGCTACTTGccaattcatcaaaaaaatttttttttttgatttacgACAATGAAAATAGCGCTGAATATTTAGATAAGAGAACGTCATGTGTTTAGGAATGTGTTGCTAATTCAAATTACATCGACAGACATTGCTTTTTAGACGGACAGAATGTACAAAAGCATTGAACAAAGTCAGAGTCAGATTTTTTATCGGCTAGAGCGAGAAAAAGCGTCATGTTACTTAACATTTCGTTAACAGAGGGAGTTCCTACTTGCTACAACTAATCGTTAATTGAAAAGGTTGATGCAGTTGATGTATAGTAACTGGGtctattttcggaaaatcgattcttgaaaatcctcaaaacCTTGGGAAATTCCTGAAATTTGGAACTTCTTTCAGGTCAAAACAATTTAACTTGATGTTGGGGCAAACTACAAAGATTTGggtaatcaaaaatttatgagCAATACTTCAACAAGAGGTTTTTAAAATTGCACTACTAGCATCAGCTTCCAACCATCTTGCGTTACCATTGGAACCGTTTCTGATTATGGTGATCAAATACTTTTGGTTGGATGTTTAATTAATCACTATAGAAGTATATGCTGGAGGTGTAGTTATATACAAGTAGCGATAAGCCGACGAAATCACGCGCCGCAATTGATCGGAAACCAtagttttttagttctctatgagcagaccttgtaaacaggtctagggatagAAATGATGCTTTGCTCGCATACGACCTGTTTTGAATTGATGTGTACGAAGGCGGCGTTAACTCTCTCACTTTATTttgctctttttgttttttggttttttcagtttttcgtatcataaagcgtgtaaaattgtgttcatCATATGGAgagaaaccacgaaattacagtttACGGGTGAATTCGTAAAGGAGAATGGAGTTTACaaactaagggtaaaatctatgacaatttagtacttttcttcatcaaaagtctgctgtcactgaattattttttattgaacaaacttcactgcagtgacatttcatgtgaagtttttacacaaaaaaatagttcagTCAGATTGAAGTACCATGCTTTGCATGCTTTGTTTACACTTCAAACAAACATAAATGCTTTGATTTGCAAATGTATTTTGTactaaaatgaacaaaataactattatgcagAGAAAtaataagttggtacgcctgtgggtggcgagatagaaggaacatgtgaatgacagttggctccTATAGGAGACAATGTGAGAGAGTTACATACGAATTCTCTTACATTCTTTCTCATAggagccaactgtcattcatatgttccttctatctcgtcACAGGcataccaacttatcatttctctgcaatTATGCTATTAGTAAATGAGGTTCTTTTGCACACTAGATGTGACATTTTCGAGTAATTTGACACGTCATGTGCCGGTGCCCAAAAACAACCCCATTTCCAAACGTGTTAGCAACAAATTCATAGAACAGCGACATTGACACATATTGGGTATCACCACAGTTGTATTTTTTTAGGCACATATGACAAATTTGGTATATTTTGAATGGTTACAGGTCAGCCTATGACGAAATAATGAACGTAGGCTGGAACGAGAAGATAGACACTCGCCAGAGCTGATCAAAGTACAGATATAAGTTCAGCTCTaggagaaaacattttaataaaatattgtaaatttgGGCTTAAACTAATCGTGAGGTGACGTCCTTTCAtaatcatgaataaaattcCATGTGCATTgacttgtcgaaaaaaagttgttcagccCCACTGTGCTTTGTTGTTAACACGTTGGTAAATAGGGGCTTGCGCCAAACAACGCAACACTAACTAGTTAACAAAATAGCTATCAATTAAACGGactcaaaaattgaatcatgttcaattttttttatcgtctgTGCGATTCGtgctttcagtttttttttacttcttctcCGTTTAGAGAGTTACAACTgcaattgattgaaatttgtcACGTCATTTTTTCAACCAATAGCAATTCCTACCGGCGCTCTCAGTTGTATTTCAAGCCTCAtccttaaaacaaaaaactatgACGAGAGGGGAGAATCGACCAGATAGTGAAAGAAGATTCAGTATCAATTTAAACGATCGTCGATAAagacaaattatttatttatcggaTATTGTCAGCACACCAAAGAGTTGCCTGTGACGAGCATTACTGTTCctatatttatttaacatcCTGAACggtaaaattcataaattaataCGATACATTCACTTGAAATGGCAATAATATGTCGTTTATATCAACGTAAATTACAGAATGTGCTTTCAACTGATTCTTGTTGTGTACGATCCGTTCTGTGTTTTGTCGAAATTTCCTTTTGTGTTGACAAGACAATTGATCTCTTTCATCTAACAACAAAGAATGGCTACACAGACGTCCCGCGTGGTCACTTTTACTTTgatgttaaaattgatttttgatttgatcAGACCATAGTCTTTAGTTGATCCAAAAGTTAATTCATTGATTATTCGAGTTTCGATCTTTCGCTGACCATGTTAAGGTCTCTGCCACACTTTCACTTCATTAATTGAATCATCAGTTCTGAGTTATTGAGTTCACAAGTCCTTAAGGATCGaatataaatacatttttccacTAGCTGCCTTTCAGTACAGATTTTCTCGTAAAATCTCGTTTcagattaaaaatttcgatCAAATTTCAACAAGACATCGTTATGGGAGTAAATCAGTCAATACCAGATGCACCATCAACGATCTACTCATCATCGTTTCCAATATGCGGTACTGAACGTCGATTCTGTCTACCACACAATGTTGAACTTCATATCAAGGAGAGATCCACATCCATGTCTGGTGGTGATTTCAAAGTGATGGACGCCAACGATAATAACATAGTCTACTTTCGGTGTGAGGGTCGTGTAATGAGttcggaaaaatatttaagagaTGGTGCGGGTGCACTTGTTCTCAAACGTTGCAGCAGCAatagaatcaaaatatttgctgATGATGGAAGCGCACCTAAAGTCTGTAAATTCAAATCGACACATGCGTCGCTTTTGAGTCCTGCTAAAGTGTCGACAGTATTTCACAATGTCTTCAATGGAATCGAACATGAACTGATGTTGAAATGCTCCACTAGTAATAAAAGTACGGCGATTTGGTTGTGTGATGTGGAAACAAGGGAACGCTTCCCACTAGCCCGTATTTTCAAACCTATCATGAGACAATGTGGAAATGATTTTATAATGGAAGTGGCTGCTAACGTCGACATAGCTATTTGTGTTATTATGTGCATTGATTTAGTCGAGCGTTGTTAAAGatagaaaaactaaaaaaaaaaaatgttttcggcGATTAGTGTttcgaaagaaaaagtttaatATTTAAGTTCTGTACTTTAGGTTAGTGTTAAGTGACGACGAAAGTGAATTAACGTTAAAAGCGTTTTCAAAGTTCACTTCCTATCAAGGATTAAGGATTGTCTTGCAAATTTGCAATTTGCGTTCTAAACATTTTGAGAAATTAAAGTAAGAGATAACCGAGTAAAGCTTGTCCAGTGtcctttcatttcattacaGAAGAAACTTTGACATGCGTGCGGATCGAAAGTCGTTCTTTTCATCCAAATGCCACCAACTTTCGATGTTCTTAgcactcgggataaaaaggtgaaaagtcatgttttcgtgtttttattgacctcggctacgcctcggcctcggatcaacaaatttcacacgaaagctctactttcaatttttatcccTATTCTTGTAAAGTACGTTACATAATCTGGGATAAAACTTGTCATCTAATCAGCAACTATCAACACTACCACACAATGTAGCTACCGGACCCTAAAAAATGATTCCCGAATTGCAGGTTTGATAATGGAACATCCCGCACACATCAAGCGAATCATATTGGAATGAGTTACGTAATCCATATTGTTAAAATTACTATCGACATCTGTGTCAGTTCAGCACATTCCAATTTATTgtagaagcaaaaaaaaacttttttttatctcatTTCGCACTACAACAATTCCAATGTCGTTCAGCGAAATTCAATTCCGACTTAATAATGCATCGTTGATGGATATCTCATATAATTCTGATTGTGTTGACTTTATTGTAACCACTTTAGATAACTGAATGAGTGAGTAGCTGGAATAGCGAAATATTAAAGAGTGTTTATCATAAGTATGCAAACAAATTGATCTATCAAATCGACTCGTAATACGTATCGCCTGACTATATAATGacacgaagaaaaaaaactgcattCACAATTCCAGGGACAACGAATCAATTTGTCCTCAAATGgttttagttttagttttagaAATAGGTTTTTGTAGACAAATTGGAACGGAGAAATTTTAAGGTCGTCGGGGGCGCCTGTATCGGTCAAATTAATTCCGAAATGATACGTTTGCACTGCCATaccgattttgttttattataacGAGAATGCGTCATCTCACTCAAGTCCCTTTTAAACAGTTTTCTGTCATGCGATTCAATTCAATATTCATAAAGGTAAAAAGGTTAAAAGTGAATCACCGAAAATGAGAAAGACCGCGGCGCCCTATTATAACTAAGAATGAGAATACAAGAAGCATTGGGGGAAAACAATCAGTTTTGTAACTTAAGGCGGATTTTTCCTGATAACGTGTAGCTGGAAATTTAACTTCGACTGGACCAATGGTAAGTACTTGACAACCTATTAACTCAACAGCTTTTATAGACTGCGGACCTATGTGAATCACAGTTCCTCCTAATCTGACCGATTTTGAACAGCGAGAAAAACATTAGTTTTACAACTTCGGTCTTTCAGTGCTCGGAGGATCGTAACGAGAGTAGGGCCTAGTGCTTATCTGAGCCGTCACACAacgttgaaaaattgtgtaagCTTCCACATCAATTTCCATCAGTTCTAGTAACTTTTAAAAGAGACTCATTTAACCTGCTGACCTGCAATACTCGTCAGttgacgtcagtgaaatttaatatGAATTTGTATCAGCTGCTTTTCTGATGATCCtctaatacaaacaaaactgctgaTACGATTTTAAACGCGCATGTTAGTGGTATAACACCGTATCAAAGACGGATGATTTGTTtgtgaaaaacagctgaagcaaattcatgtctaaatttcactgacatcCACTGTAAGAAACACGTCTTAGCACTCAGTCTAACCAGTTGAGTGTTCCAATAAGAAAGAATCCAATACGCGCACACAACTCACTCTGATAAATGATCTGTGCGGCCCAGGGTATCGACAAGCGATTTATTTGTCGATGGAATGCCTTACAATTCAATGCATCTGATGCTTTGATGTatacaataaacaaaacaaacggAAAACAATTTACGAAGTTGCTGATCTGacttataaatatatatacgaACACTCTCTCGTTCTTCCCTCTTTCTCTTTCTATCAATTCCATTGGCAATAACCGTCAAATCCATTTTCAATATCAAAATCGTATAAACGAGAAATTATCACACACCAAAACAAGGAATGACACTCATCGAATGTTTCGCTTCATTTGATGTTATTGTGCAAGACAAAATCATGTGCGGACGTTAAGAATGAGAATTATAACATTGATAATGTGCGAAGATCGCGACTTGTTTTATGTGCACATAGTACTCATACAGAATACAGGCTTTTTATTGTGCACCGTTACATCATgcgttttttttgtctctcCCCGAACGGAGAGAGAGATACACAAGGAAAAACTTCTTAATTTGTAAGTTTAATAAGAATGACGACAATGATTCCGATCCGATACCGTTTTTATAGAAATGATGATTACTCAGAATATGTACGTAAATTAGCTAAGTTAAATGATTCAAGGTTGGGTGTAAAGTGCATGTCACAATAACtttgaacatattttgttgtcttgcggACAGAAAACGACTCATTACCGTCTCGCTcagtttttcgcattttctggcaGCAACACAACAAAGTATCGTACTGTCAATTGATGGGCAATCTTTTTGTTGAGACGTGTGGGAAGGTTGTATTTCGAGGCGAAGGCGAGGATGTATCACATacgtcaaaacaaaaaattttgccgCAAGACAGTAAAGTTTCTTGCTGGgaaatgttttgtttcaaCGTGTGGAATGCattcctcgccttcggctaTAAATACACACacgtctcaaaaaattgttatcaaGACACTACGGTACTATTATTGTTGCCAAgtgatacatttttgataGTTTTTACCAGATAGCCCCTGTTCAAATGTCGTTCAAACTGAacgaatcgttttttaattttttaagtcTTCCAAATTTAGACAACAACGATTCGTGTactaaaatatttctattgaCGCTAGGCAATCGCTTGTTTCATCTACGACtttagaacatttttattgctgaAGTGGTTATATCCGTGCCGAGGTGTAAAAGTGCATGACTcgatatgaaaatattttttttttttgaacagaaTAAATCTCCCGACGACATGAAGACTAAAAGTGTCGATAAAACGGCGTTGGtgtaaaatataatatttttgtttgaatcgaaaaaaaattgatttgaattatTGACATCGTTTTATGCCGAAAATGGATGGGAAAACGCTACACAGGCTAAGCTATACACTTCAAATCCATCAAAGTGGAATAAATTTTCAGAgagaagaaattatttaattttttttttacttcttcgtCTGTACGTTCTTTGTCATTGGATATTAGTATGGTGATCTCGGCGTTCGGATCTCGATTCAGATATAAACATTAAAATCTGGGCCAGGTTGTTATACATAAATTATTCAGTAAATCTATAATTAGCTGAAAATACATCAAGCACTTTGTTTCTCTCAGCCATTTACCCAAAATGTGTTCAAATTATCTCGTTTATAATATGCTGCGTATACTACacgcaaaacatttttcttgttataattttgcacttaaagaaaaagaaaaatcaaataaaagaaacGGTCGGTCGGTATAGAGAGACGAGAGGATAATGAAGCATATAAATAtgagaaaaataatgaatgaaaacATTTGGGTCATCCGAATTTCTGGTGTATCAGACAATCGAGAGACGAACGATTTCGTATTGGAAAATTCATCCCattggaaaaaaatatgatcGAATAGCACTTTGTtgccttgtttttatgttCCCGATATCGTTCAATATACTGTGGACATAGTGAAACAGCAAAACATAACACGGAAAAGAAAAGATGCACGAAATTGTCAGTCATGAACGCTTCATGTTTCCATCGAAAAAACATAATCAATTCggcgaaaattgtaatttctaaATGGTTCATTCCAACTACACTTACGAATTCAATGCAAATACGGCACAGCAAATGTTGTTATTCCGATGAGAACTTATTTATCACTTGTTTTGTTGGTCATTTTttctattattattttcaatgtcCGATTTTACATTTGACAGCAATCAATGGGGaaccaaacttttttttcttcttttcaccTTAGCAATTATTTCACTAATTTATCCACATTTCACTCGAACACCCGTCATCcgattcaatttaatttgttattcaattcaactatttcgtttattttcacAATTGAAACACATCGGCTTGGTAAAAATGTTAGAAATTAGCAGAGGAAGAGCTCAAGTTGTGTTacttttcttattattttacaCTTTTTCGGTTTGATATATTCGACATGTACGAATCGTCCCAGTGAATAAGAAAAACTTTAATGGTAGGTATTACAGTGTCTGCGAGAAGATATGTTTTGTGTCGaggagaaattttatttttgaagagAGACACGAGAGAGAAGAACATGCGATGTAGGAGAAATGTAAAAGGGGAAAATTCTACCTGCTTTTACGACATAAATtcccagcaaaaaaaatgtttaatgaaaattgcacgcgtataaaatattgaatgttTATTCTTAGTTCCGAAGGAACAGGTGCAGCTGGCACCCAAATTTTAACAGTTCAGTAGATATTTTCTACATTTGCATAGAGCGAAAACATTTTGCCAGGAAACACCTGAATGAAACAGAAAGATATGTATAATGAAGAGTAAGGATCCTGCTTCAAAGTTATGAAATAAAAACGTAATCTCTATATTTAACCCATGCACCAAAAGTATTCATGCCtcacaatttgaattttcgatgaattgaTGGATGaacgatttaaaaattaagCGAGTTAAGCAAATATACAACGTTGCCTTTGATTTGGTCACCGTTCCGAACGTTTCATCAATTGACATTTATGACATTTATTTGCATTGCGCAGTAAGGCGccttaacctggccttaaggctcggaacagggtCAGGGTGACCTGAAGCAGAACATGACTGGAACCTGAATGTAGTATTTCAGCTTCAATGCGAACTCGAACTGAAcctgaaatttcgattttgggTTGTACTCGAACCAGACCTGAATTTAACCTGAATCTGAATTTTCACTTTCGAGTTAGTGCTGAGTCTGAAAATTTTCCGAGTCCCTACTTCAACCTCGATATGCTACACTACTCACAGATTAGTTCAAATTTACTGGTCAGAAGAAGCTATCCGTGAAAATTCTCTAGTTGTCAAcctaggttctgaaagaaccgaTTAGGACACCTCTGAGTTCACCACAAACACATTTTCTGGTTGCGCCTCCACGAACTTAGAAGAGAATTTTCTTAGAAAACTGTACTAAAAATACGGACCTTGTTAAAATGTGGTTTTTCTTTAACCCTTGATTCAAGGGCCATGAATGAATGTATCAGAACcggttatcgacaacgacgccGAAAATATGCAATAAACTATCTCAAGTCCTTTTTTGTACTATAGTGTGTCAACCCGATTTTTTTAGCACTAGTCCTATGAGTTAGGACTGCATGCAAAACCAAAAGATTTCAAACTTATGCTTGTCTCATAGTAATACGGCATTGGAATATGTCATTTTAAATAATGCGAGaaataacagaaaattgaAACGAGGATAATTCAATTACCGAGTTCTTGGGTGTCCATCATAATCCCCTAGCATGAAATAATGACCTATTTATCTCCCTAGTGAATAGTCTATTGCAGTATGAAATTTCCAGGCAAGTCTAGTTTTTTTGCATTTCGGTATATTTCTGTAGTCTTTATCCTTTCATCCCAAGATAAACTTTAATTTCTAAAGtttcaaaaaagtttcgtttatTCCAATCCACTGAGGGTTGACACTAAAGCGGAAAAAGCTAAAAGTTTCAATTGAACATTATAACGTCGTCGTTCATATAACATAACACTTCGGCGGTGATTCATTCATTGTATTTATGTGCTTTTTTCATAAATccctttttttgtgtgctgcACCTGCGCTCTACCCTTGAATTCGCGAACTCCATTGTCGTCTTGGGCGTGTAATACCATAGTGAAATTGATAGTAaaattgtacacaaaatttatcTCTGCCAGCAAGTAAACATTGTgaattcaatcgaaaattgatCCGATTGTTTGGTAATATGTTCACTTGAAGGGATTTCATTCAGGACGGTGCAATAAAAAAGTGATAAACGAACCGTGCTACTGTATTATCAACGGAGAAGTTAAGAAAAGCGAACCGCTTGCAATAGGTAAATAAATTCTAAAGTTGGAATAGAATTAAGAATCGTCTCCTCCTATAGTGTTGTGGAGATCGCGGTTATTGTTTTGTCCCAAAGAAAGACTCAATTAGTCATAGATAAAATAAGTGAAAAGCCCGACAAATTTCTCTTATCGATTTCTTTGaagaatttataatttcctCTATCCCGCTTGTGGgcccacaattttttttttctgtacataCGATTGCATACGATCGGAATGGGAAAGTGGGGAAAGTGTAggcaaaagaaataaatttttatgattgtTTAGTCTGGCTGTGGCATATTCCGAATGTTTGATATACAACATCGCTATATGCTAAAAAGTGGATTATGTGTAAAGTGAATTTTCAACGGAAGTTGTGCGGTGGTGCTCATTTTACAATCTAATTATTCCTGTCTGAAGTGTATGGCTACTTTTTTCCTAACTTTATTACAGCGCCTATTTTCAGgcattttttaaagaaaattttcacaaatttcgataatttcaggaaatttaagaaattaaattctcgaaattcttgaatattttaaaagtttaaaatttcaagaatcTTTTAGAGAATTTCGGGAATTTTTACTAGAAATTatggaattttaaagaatttaagatatttttttaagaatttacagtcaaaggcagtcaattttcagcataaatttgcttcagctgtttttcagctgatccacacatacaatcaaaactggttttccttgtttatacggttgaagctgatacacgcacgcgcgtggtagtgttaaaaccgtataaagacttataaacggttgtgattgtttgtgtggatcagctgaaaaacagctgaagcaaattcatgctgaaaactgactgcctttgactgtaagaattttctgcattttgtagaattttgagaattttgaaaattcaaattgttgaaaattttcgaaattcttaATTCGACAATTTTCATCGACTATTTTCAAGAATAAATTTCACGAATAGGCCctgttttattgtattttttgtatgtctACACGGCTGTAATGATTTAAAGTCTGACATAAAAAAGCAATTAAATTCCGAAAATGTATATCAGTCAAAATAACctttaaagggtaaatgtgaacGCAAGTCccttatcttacttacaaaataactgatatcgctggggGTGACGCATCGTGCACcatacgcaaaagttttatcaacaaaaaattgacccaaaaaatttgtgaaagaaaattttacaaaaagaaattttcgtcacaagtggcagatgattcggttttcttccgttacaattctttcagtacattttttaaccattttcctagCAATaggtcaccctcagcgatatcagttattttgtaagtcagataaaggacttgcgtcacatttaccctttaagggttttttgactgatatcaccacttttgtaagtatgtcattccgacaacatcaaaaaaccctatggaaattaaaaaattcttgagAAATCagtcacttatatcgaaaacaacCGAAATCCATCAAACTAacagatggaagttaggaaatgccagaggaatctgtcatcccaaaatttaggaaccaaccttggaacacctcacttatgtcgaaaaaaaccctaatccatcaaaaaatccgatagaAGTTAGAaaatgccagaggaatcatctgtcatcccaaaatttaggaacacctcacttatatcgaaatcAGCCCAAatctatcaaaaaatccgatagaagttaggaagtgccagaggaatcatctgtcatcccaaatttAAGAACCAACCTAGTGGAAGTTAAAACTTAATAATTCACGCAATTgccaacaagaaacacatcccaaaacaaTACACACCTTTTATATGGCTTTTGTATAACTTTTGAAAAATCCATTCTTATTCctgggccattattagcctatgaccaaaatttcaggaaaatctatagaaacgtttaggagtcgctggatccacttttccataggaactaactaacttaCTAACATAGGCGATTTGCACTATCTGaaaacgtgtgatagctcattgAACTCGTATAGATTCCTTGATTCCAGATATCAGAGTTTGTGGGCCATTGGAGCCAAAGGGGAGAAGTAACAAAGTAGCTGTAAATATGCTTCTGTGACTATTTTTAAACATCGTCGTTAGAGATGTCCGACTTTCTCCAATAAAAGTCACTTAAATTACTAATTTATGGGAGAGATTCGGGCTAGACAATTAAAGATGAAAAATTCCCTTTGAACATGTCCAGCTGGGTTgttcaaattacaaaattttaagaattatgCAGAGTGGCTGACGAATTTAAGCAACCGGCTATATCATCTGTTACTGATAGTGACGACTAAAATAAGCGATTAGCTCTTCATGTTCTGCTATAAAAGTGcagtaaaatttaactttaaatcTAATGAGGTAGAAGATTGTGTTTCAGTCAGTCGAAAGTACTTCGATCCAAAGAAGTAGCAAACTCGATTGTTAAAATTCTGGCAATATGCTTGCTATTCGTTAAACGGTAAGGAGCTTCCAAATAACATTCCGGTTGTCGTTTCAGATTTTTGACCAGAATTTCAACGATGGATTTAAAGGGAAAAGTTGCTTTGGTGTCggtaagttttcattttttgtgacGCTTTCGCATTGTTACCTTGAATTCAAAGTATGGAAAATATGCATTGGACCGTTCCAATTTGGGTGACGGAATCGTAGGTGTCAGAACAATTAACCACATGGAAATTCAaccagtgaagtaaaagattttttataaaaattgggCGGTAGGTT harbors:
- the LOC119078955 gene encoding uncharacterized protein LOC119078955; translated protein: MLRLKISIKFQQDIVMGVNQSIPDAPSTIYSSSFPICGTERRFCLPHNVELHIKERSTSMSGGDFKVMDANDNNIVYFRCEGRVMSSEKYLRDGAGALVLKRCSSNRIKIFADDGSAPKVCKFKSTHASLLSPAKVSTVFHNVFNGIEHELMLKCSTSNKSTAIWLCDVETRERFPLARIFKPIMRQCGNDFIMEVAANVDIAICVIMCIDLVERC